A part of Desulfofundulus salinus genomic DNA contains:
- a CDS encoding phage holin family protein, translating into MRWLATICLNGLALLLIDLIVPGFRIVGIGPAVLAAFVLGLVNTFVRPVLLFLTLPLTVITLGLFIFVINAITFTITAWLVPGFHVYSFGGAFWGALLTSVAGWVINILFKN; encoded by the coding sequence ATGCGCTGGCTTGCGACCATCTGTCTTAACGGACTGGCTCTGCTGTTAATTGATTTAATCGTACCCGGGTTTCGTATCGTGGGCATCGGCCCGGCGGTACTGGCAGCCTTTGTCCTGGGTCTGGTAAATACTTTTGTGCGGCCGGTGTTATTATTCCTTACCCTGCCGTTAACGGTCATTACCCTGGGCCTGTTTATCTTTGTCATCAATGCCATAACCTTCACCATAACTGCCTGGCTGGTACCCGGCTTTCACGTCTATAGCTTTGGCGGTGCCTTCTGGGGGGCTCTCCTGACCAGTGTTGCGGGCTGGGTAATCAATATTTTATTTAAAAATTGA